A single genomic interval of Asinibacterium sp. OR53 harbors:
- a CDS encoding cation-translocating P-type ATPase, giving the protein MEKVNWKVEGMSCTNCALTVDKFLQGKGMQQVKVNFVGGDVSFEINNGASKQELEKGIEGLGYHVLNGEGAKSKGSKKLFRNHLQRFTWCIIFTAPLMLHMIPGVHIHFLMNPYVQLALTIPVFVIGMDFFGRSAIKSLLKGIPNMNVLIALGSIAAFVYSLYGTLTGQAEQYLFYETAAAIITLVFWGNWLEDKSVETTQAALKKLAVSQKVMANMIAYDEQHQEHIFPVESSSLKVGDLVLIKSGEPVPMDSKILWGEANVNEAIVTGESIPVEKKMNDLLIGGSVIESGTLKAYITAVGEDTVLANILKLVREAQTEKPPVQQLADKISAIFVPTVLSIALLAFSGNYFFGHQPFSSSLLRSIAVLVIACPCAMGLATPAAIAVGLGRAARNGVLFKNARSLEIFKSIRQVVFDKTGTLTTGQFTIAGFHATGNADDFKRIVFSLEKYSNHPIARAITKEWKIKDDIRWSKIEEIKGLGMQATDKEGNQYLAGSYKAAAAHTGDDKHNIYLLRNNELLGWIDVSDKIRPEAASVIAALKARGMTTILLSGDRKEKCEQVAAQLGIDQVIAEQTPQQKLDQIAAFNAKAPTAMVGDGINDAPALAKATVGISLSDASHVAMQSAQVVLMNHGLKNLPLALGLGRHTYITIKENLFWAFAYNIVAIPVAALGFLNPTFGALVMGLSDVVLAINSVRLNFKKVA; this is encoded by the coding sequence ATGGAAAAAGTGAACTGGAAAGTAGAAGGTATGAGTTGTACCAATTGCGCCCTCACGGTAGATAAATTCTTGCAGGGGAAAGGCATGCAGCAGGTGAAAGTAAATTTTGTAGGGGGCGATGTAAGTTTCGAGATCAATAATGGCGCCTCTAAACAGGAATTGGAGAAAGGCATTGAAGGATTGGGATACCATGTATTGAATGGCGAGGGTGCAAAGAGCAAAGGCAGCAAGAAATTATTCAGGAATCATTTGCAACGTTTTACCTGGTGTATCATTTTCACTGCGCCGCTGATGTTGCACATGATCCCGGGTGTTCACATTCATTTCCTGATGAATCCTTATGTACAATTGGCGCTTACCATACCGGTGTTCGTGATTGGCATGGATTTTTTTGGGCGCAGTGCTATTAAAAGTTTGTTGAAAGGGATACCCAATATGAATGTGCTCATTGCACTGGGTTCGATCGCAGCATTTGTGTACAGCCTTTATGGTACGCTGACCGGACAAGCAGAACAATATCTTTTTTACGAAACCGCAGCAGCGATCATTACCCTGGTATTTTGGGGCAACTGGCTGGAAGATAAATCTGTTGAGACCACACAGGCGGCGTTGAAAAAATTAGCGGTGAGCCAGAAAGTGATGGCCAATATGATCGCTTACGATGAACAACACCAGGAGCATATTTTTCCGGTAGAAAGCAGCAGTCTTAAAGTGGGCGATCTCGTACTCATCAAAAGCGGCGAGCCTGTTCCAATGGATTCCAAAATATTATGGGGAGAAGCCAATGTCAATGAAGCCATTGTTACCGGTGAAAGCATTCCGGTTGAGAAAAAAATGAATGACCTGCTGATCGGTGGCAGTGTTATAGAATCGGGCACGCTTAAAGCTTATATCACTGCAGTAGGGGAAGATACCGTACTGGCCAATATTTTAAAACTCGTTCGAGAAGCACAAACTGAAAAGCCACCTGTTCAACAATTGGCCGATAAGATCAGTGCCATTTTCGTTCCTACGGTATTAAGTATTGCTTTGCTGGCATTTTCAGGTAACTATTTCTTCGGACATCAACCTTTCAGCAGCAGTTTGCTGAGAAGCATTGCTGTATTGGTTATTGCCTGTCCCTGTGCAATGGGACTGGCCACACCTGCAGCCATTGCAGTGGGGTTGGGACGTGCGGCGCGCAATGGTGTACTGTTTAAAAATGCGCGTAGTCTCGAGATATTCAAAAGCATCCGCCAGGTGGTATTTGATAAAACCGGAACGCTTACTACCGGTCAGTTTACAATAGCCGGCTTTCATGCAACAGGTAATGCCGATGATTTTAAACGCATCGTTTTTTCATTGGAGAAATATTCCAATCACCCCATTGCGCGTGCCATCACCAAAGAATGGAAAATAAAAGACGATATACGTTGGAGTAAAATAGAAGAGATAAAAGGACTGGGCATGCAGGCAACGGATAAAGAAGGCAACCAGTACCTGGCCGGATCATACAAAGCCGCTGCTGCACATACGGGCGACGACAAGCACAATATCTACCTGCTTCGCAATAATGAACTACTGGGATGGATAGATGTGAGCGATAAGATCAGACCCGAAGCCGCATCGGTAATTGCGGCCCTGAAAGCCAGGGGCATGACTACCATATTACTCAGTGGTGACAGGAAAGAAAAGTGTGAGCAGGTTGCCGCACAACTCGGAATCGATCAGGTCATCGCAGAACAAACACCCCAACAGAAGCTCGATCAGATTGCCGCTTTTAATGCAAAAGCGCCTACTGCCATGGTGGGTGATGGCATCAACGATGCGCCGGCACTGGCCAAAGCTACCGTAGGTATCTCTTTGAGCGATGCTTCGCATGTAGCTATGCAAAGTGCACAAGTGGTATTGATGAACCACGGACTGAAAAACCTGCCGCTGGCATTGGGATTGGGCAGGCATACTTATATTACCATCAAAGAAAACCTGTTCTGGGCTTTTGCTTACAACATAGTAGCCATACCAGTTGCAGCATTGGGCTTTTTAAATCCTACTTTTGGTGCATTGGTCATGGGACTCAGCGATGTAGTACTGGCCATCAATTCTGTAAGACTCAATTTTAAAAAGGTTGCGTGA
- the tsaE gene encoding tRNA (adenosine(37)-N6)-threonylcarbamoyltransferase complex ATPase subunit type 1 TsaE, which translates to MDAIFSLEQIRQAAKLAWKEGKQKRVWAFHAAMGSGKTTFIHALCEELGVKDSIGSPTFAIVNEYRSPLAGTIYHMDWYRLKDEEEAIQAGIEDQLYSKAVCLVEWPDKAAGLLPDDTLHIVLEVLDEGTRRIYSLQESPETLH; encoded by the coding sequence ATGGATGCTATTTTTAGCCTGGAACAGATCAGGCAGGCGGCAAAGCTCGCATGGAAAGAAGGTAAACAAAAAAGGGTATGGGCATTCCATGCTGCTATGGGATCGGGGAAGACCACTTTCATTCATGCTTTATGTGAAGAGTTGGGTGTGAAAGATTCGATAGGCAGTCCCACTTTTGCTATTGTAAATGAATACCGGAGTCCGTTAGCGGGGACCATCTACCACATGGACTGGTACCGGTTAAAAGATGAAGAAGAAGCCATACAGGCTGGTATAGAAGACCAATTGTATAGCAAAGCAGTATGCCTGGTGGAATGGCCTGATAAGGCGGCCGGATTATTACCCGATGATACCCTGCATATTGTACTGGAAGTGCTGGACGAAGGCACCCGCCGGATATACAGCCTCCAGGAAAGCCCTGAAACTCTCCATTAA
- a CDS encoding alanine dehydrogenase codes for MATSKPAISPSITYEPLEEVLDVKPQGAKLNIGIPKEIAFQENRIALTPDAVGVLVANGNQVAVEHKAGEGSNYSDKDYSEMGARIVYDRADIFKCPILVKSAPPVEEDMPLLQMNQTVISPIHLSALKKEHIEKMMEKRVTALSFENFKDDSGTYPIVRSMSEIAGSAVMLIAGQYLSSFNNGKGVLLGGISGIPPTKVVIIGAGIVGEFATRNALALGASVKVFDSDVYRLKQLQNNLGQRIWTSVLEPRILSKQLKTCEVAVGALSNEYGRAPVVVTEAMVAAMRKGSIIIDVAIDRGGCFETSELTSYESPTFIKHDVIHYCVPNIPSGFARTASQAISNVLMPLILEVSDEGGLEEMVWHNFNLREGIYMFKGALTDFYISQKFDLKYTDLNLLIASRR; via the coding sequence ATGGCAACTTCAAAACCCGCAATCAGTCCGTCTATTACTTATGAACCCCTGGAAGAAGTGCTCGATGTAAAACCGCAGGGCGCCAAACTCAATATCGGCATCCCCAAAGAGATCGCTTTCCAGGAAAACCGGATTGCATTAACGCCCGATGCGGTAGGGGTATTGGTGGCGAATGGTAACCAGGTGGCCGTGGAACACAAAGCAGGCGAGGGAAGTAACTATTCCGATAAGGATTATTCAGAGATGGGCGCCCGTATTGTGTACGACCGGGCCGATATTTTCAAATGCCCCATCCTGGTGAAAAGCGCACCGCCGGTGGAAGAAGACATGCCACTGTTACAGATGAACCAGACCGTTATCTCCCCCATACATTTATCTGCCCTCAAAAAAGAGCATATAGAAAAGATGATGGAGAAAAGAGTGACTGCGCTCAGCTTTGAAAATTTCAAAGACGACAGCGGTACTTATCCCATCGTGCGCAGTATGAGTGAGATCGCCGGTAGTGCGGTGATGCTGATTGCAGGACAGTACCTGAGCAGTTTCAATAACGGCAAGGGCGTGTTGCTGGGAGGTATCAGCGGTATACCACCCACCAAAGTAGTGATCATCGGCGCAGGTATCGTTGGTGAATTTGCTACACGCAATGCATTGGCATTGGGTGCTTCGGTGAAAGTGTTCGATAGCGATGTGTACCGGTTGAAACAATTGCAGAACAACCTGGGGCAACGCATCTGGACTTCCGTACTGGAACCGCGTATTTTATCGAAGCAATTAAAAACCTGCGAAGTGGCTGTGGGCGCTCTCAGCAATGAATATGGCCGTGCTCCTGTAGTAGTAACAGAAGCCATGGTAGCAGCGATGCGCAAAGGCAGCATCATCATTGATGTGGCCATTGATCGCGGCGGTTGTTTTGAGACCAGCGAGCTAACCAGTTATGAATCCCCCACTTTCATCAAACACGATGTGATCCATTATTGTGTACCCAATATCCCCAGCGGATTTGCGCGTACCGCCAGTCAGGCCATCAGCAACGTGCTGATGCCATTGATACTGGAAGTGAGCGATGAAGGCGGATTGGAAGAAATGGTTTGGCACAAT